A portion of the Magnolia sinica isolate HGM2019 chromosome 17, MsV1, whole genome shotgun sequence genome contains these proteins:
- the LOC131231543 gene encoding uncharacterized protein LOC131231543, whose product MGLGISKTTMKVVTPYIIEARSERNARMSIEAKFEASMTQITELMQEFAELRQQITQSQLLHRSPDTAASQAHCRSGEPSSIREDSATTPSMEQICQLRDIRGRIIASGRMVSDNTGIPPECIRVVIDDINVRTTELFNDDRTFEDIQLGEIVVWPKFLMRI is encoded by the exons ATGGGTTTGGGTATTTCTAAGACTACTATGAAGGTTGTCACCCCCTACATCATAGAAGCTCGGTCAGAGAGGAATGCACGTATGtccattgaggctaaatttgaagCATCAATGACTCAAATTACTGAACTTATGCAAGAATTTGCTGAACTTAGGCAACAAATTACTCAAAGCCAACTACTTCACCGCTCCCCTGATACAGCTGCATCTCAG gctCACTGTCGATCTGGTGAGCCCTCAAGTATTCGAGAAGACTCTGCAACAACTCCATCGATGGAACAAATTTGCCAATTGAGAGATATCCGTGGTCGGATTATTGCTAGTGGGCGGATGGTGTCAGATAATACAGGCATCCCTCCAGAATGCATCAgagttgtaatagatgatatcaACGTTCGTACAACAGAGTTGTTTAATGATGAcaggacatttgaagatattcaattgggtgaaaTTGTTGTTTGGCCCAAATTCCTAatgagaatttga